From Sodalis glossinidius str. 'morsitans', the proteins below share one genomic window:
- the pntA gene encoding Re/Si-specific NAD(P)(+) transhydrogenase subunit alpha, which produces MRIGVPKERVANEARVAATPKTVEQLLKLGFSIAMESGAGTLASFEDAAFVAAGATLTTTSEVWQSDIILKVNAPTEDEIALLQSGTTLISFIWPAQNADLLTALRAKNVTVMAMDAVPRISRAQSLDALSSMANIAGYRAIVEAAHEFGRFFTGQITAAGKVPPAKVMVIGAGVAGLAAIGTAGSLGAVVRAFDTRPEVKEQVQSMGAEFLELDFKEEAGGSDGYAKVMSDAFIKAEMALFAAQAQEVDIIVTTALIPGKQAPRLITKEMVTSMKPGSVIVDLAAQTGGNCELTVADTVTVTDNGVRIIGYTDLPSRLPTQSSQLYATNLINLLKLLCKEKQGDIVVDFDDMVIRGVTVIRDGELTWPAPPITVSAQPQPAHAAPAAKPAEPPRPASPLRKYALIALAIILFCWLANAAPRDFLSHFTVFALACVVGYYVVWNVSHALHTPLMSVTNAISGIIVVGALLQIGDGGWVSFLSFIAVLIASINIFGGFTVTQRMLKMFRKN; this is translated from the coding sequence ATGCGTATTGGTGTACCTAAAGAACGCGTTGCCAACGAAGCCCGGGTTGCCGCCACGCCTAAAACCGTCGAGCAATTGCTTAAGTTGGGTTTTAGTATTGCGATGGAAAGCGGCGCCGGCACGCTGGCGAGTTTCGAGGATGCCGCTTTTGTCGCGGCGGGCGCGACGCTGACAACTACCTCTGAAGTTTGGCAGTCGGATATCATTCTCAAAGTCAACGCGCCGACTGAGGATGAAATTGCCTTGCTGCAAAGCGGCACGACATTGATAAGTTTTATTTGGCCGGCGCAAAATGCCGACCTGCTAACGGCGCTGCGCGCTAAAAACGTGACCGTCATGGCGATGGACGCTGTGCCGCGTATCTCCCGCGCTCAGTCGCTGGACGCCCTGAGCTCGATGGCCAATATCGCCGGTTATCGCGCCATTGTTGAAGCGGCTCACGAATTCGGCCGCTTCTTTACCGGCCAGATTACGGCGGCGGGCAAAGTGCCGCCGGCCAAAGTTATGGTGATAGGCGCCGGGGTCGCGGGGCTGGCCGCCATCGGTACCGCGGGCAGCCTGGGCGCCGTGGTTCGCGCCTTCGACACCCGTCCCGAGGTGAAAGAGCAGGTGCAAAGTATGGGCGCCGAGTTCCTTGAGCTGGATTTCAAGGAGGAGGCGGGCGGTAGCGATGGTTACGCCAAGGTGATGTCGGACGCTTTTATCAAAGCCGAAATGGCGCTGTTCGCCGCACAGGCGCAAGAAGTCGATATTATCGTCACCACCGCGCTGATTCCGGGCAAACAGGCCCCCCGCTTGATTACCAAAGAGATGGTGACCAGCATGAAGCCGGGAAGCGTTATTGTTGATCTGGCGGCGCAAACCGGCGGTAACTGTGAGCTCACCGTGGCGGACACCGTAACGGTGACCGATAATGGCGTTCGTATTATCGGCTATACCGATTTACCCAGCCGGTTACCTACCCAATCCTCCCAACTGTACGCCACCAACCTCATCAATCTGCTGAAGTTACTTTGTAAAGAGAAACAGGGCGATATCGTGGTGGATTTCGACGACATGGTTATTCGCGGCGTCACCGTGATACGCGATGGCGAATTGACCTGGCCCGCGCCGCCTATCACTGTTTCCGCCCAGCCGCAGCCGGCGCATGCGGCCCCTGCCGCAAAACCCGCAGAACCGCCCCGTCCGGCGTCGCCGCTGCGTAAATATGCCCTTATCGCTTTGGCGATTATTTTATTTTGCTGGCTGGCGAATGCGGCTCCGCGCGATTTTCTCTCGCATTTTACGGTGTTCGCCCTGGCCTGTGTCGTAGGCTATTACGTTGTCTGGAATGTCAGTCATGCATTGCATACCCCGTTAATGTCGGTCACCAATGCTATTTCCGGCATTATTGTCGTTGGCGCATTATTGCAGATAGGTGATGGCGGATGGGTTTCATTCCTGTCGTTTATCGCCGTGCTGATCGCCAGCATCAATATCTTTGGTGGTTTCACCGTCACTCAGCGCATGCTGAAAATGTTTCGTAAAAATTAA
- the pntB gene encoding Re/Si-specific NAD(P)(+) transhydrogenase subunit beta produces the protein MSEGLVTAAYIAAAILFIFSLAGLSKHETSRQGNLFGITGMAIALVATVLGPDAGNVGWIIVAMVIGGAIGIYLARKVEMTEMPELVAILHSFVGLAAVLVGFNSYPEHQAINNAVMENIHLTEVFLGIFIGAVTFTGSIVAFGKLHGKISSRPLMLPRCYQMNLAALVISFLLLILFVRSNNIGLQVLELLLMTIIALAFGWHLVASIGGADMPVVVSMLNSYSGWSAAAAGFMLNNDLLIVTGALVGSSGAILSYIMCKAMNRSFISVIAGGFGNDISVGDPEAEMGDYRETTAEEVAELLKNSSSVIITPGYGMAVAQAQYPVHDITAKLRARGVNVRFGIHPVAGRLPGHMNVLLAEAKVPYDIVLEMDEINEDFSTTDTVLVIGANDTVNPAAQEDPRSPIAGMPVLEVWKAQNVVVFKRSMNTGYAGVQNPLFFKDNTQMLFGDAKQSVEAILRAL, from the coding sequence ATGTCAGAAGGACTCGTCACGGCGGCTTATATCGCCGCCGCCATTTTATTTATTTTTAGCCTGGCGGGGCTATCCAAGCACGAAACATCGCGGCAGGGAAACCTGTTTGGCATTACCGGCATGGCTATCGCGCTTGTCGCGACGGTGTTGGGGCCGGACGCCGGCAATGTCGGCTGGATTATCGTCGCCATGGTCATCGGCGGCGCCATCGGAATTTATCTGGCGCGCAAAGTTGAGATGACCGAAATGCCGGAGCTGGTCGCCATTTTGCACAGCTTTGTCGGTTTGGCGGCGGTGTTGGTCGGTTTTAACAGCTATCCGGAACATCAGGCCATCAACAACGCGGTCATGGAAAATATCCATTTGACCGAGGTTTTTCTGGGCATTTTTATTGGTGCCGTCACCTTCACTGGCTCGATTGTGGCCTTTGGCAAGCTGCACGGTAAAATTTCCTCCCGTCCGCTCATGCTGCCGCGGTGCTATCAAATGAATCTCGCGGCGCTGGTGATTTCGTTTCTGCTGTTGATATTGTTTGTGCGCAGCAACAATATCGGACTGCAGGTATTGGAGCTATTACTCATGACGATTATTGCCCTGGCGTTCGGTTGGCATTTGGTTGCTTCCATTGGCGGTGCCGATATGCCGGTCGTGGTTTCCATGCTCAACTCTTATTCCGGCTGGTCGGCCGCGGCGGCAGGCTTTATGTTGAACAACGATCTGCTGATTGTCACCGGCGCGCTGGTCGGCTCCTCCGGGGCTATCCTCTCTTATATTATGTGTAAGGCGATGAATCGCTCCTTTATCAGCGTCATTGCCGGCGGCTTTGGTAACGATATCAGCGTCGGCGACCCTGAGGCTGAAATGGGAGACTATCGCGAGACCACGGCGGAGGAGGTGGCCGAACTGCTGAAAAACTCCAGCTCGGTCATCATTACTCCCGGCTACGGTATGGCGGTTGCGCAGGCGCAGTATCCGGTGCACGATATTACCGCCAAGTTGCGTGCCCGCGGCGTTAACGTGCGCTTCGGCATCCATCCGGTGGCCGGGCGCTTGCCGGGACACATGAACGTGTTGTTGGCGGAGGCCAAGGTGCCCTACGACATCGTGCTTGAGATGGATGAAATTAATGAGGATTTCAGCACTACCGATACCGTATTGGTCATTGGCGCTAATGATACCGTTAACCCAGCGGCGCAAGAAGATCCCCGCAGTCCCATCGCAGGAATGCCGGTGCTGGAAGTATGGAAAGCTCAAAACGTCGTGGTATTTAAGCGTTCGATGAATACCGGCTATGCCGGCGTGCAAAATCCGCTGTTCTTTAAGGACAATACGCAAATGCTGTTTGGTGACGCCAAGCAGAGCGTCGAGGCGATTTTGCGTGCTCTGTAA
- the ydgH gene encoding DUF1471 family protein YdgH, with product MKLKNTLLTSALMTVLTFTAQAAQELTPEKAASLQPFKRINITGRFNAINEAAAAVSRRADQAGAAAFYVVNINDANNSGNWRVAADLYRQDAPAASTETQYRVFNGVKELPSTEANLLEPYDTVSVNGFYRSQPEINDAISKAAKAKGAESYYIVHQINANQGGNQFATAFIYRADTPKRVVQSPDKIPANSEAGKAALAAGGAAAANVEIPGVASSESPRSKVGRFFETQSTRGTRYTVTLPDGTKIQEVNNITAAQMVPFDSISFTGHFNSSTDVSTETARRAAKKDAKFYHITHQWQQNQSGSNLTISADLFK from the coding sequence ATGAAGCTGAAGAATACACTATTAACATCGGCGTTAATGACTGTGCTTACTTTTACCGCACAGGCAGCGCAGGAACTTACGCCGGAAAAAGCCGCCAGTTTGCAGCCGTTTAAACGTATTAATATTACCGGCCGTTTTAACGCCATCAACGAAGCCGCCGCCGCCGTTTCGCGCCGCGCGGATCAAGCCGGTGCCGCGGCGTTTTATGTGGTCAATATTAATGACGCCAATAACAGCGGTAATTGGCGCGTGGCCGCCGATCTCTATCGTCAGGACGCTCCTGCCGCCTCCACCGAGACACAATATCGGGTATTTAATGGCGTCAAAGAGCTGCCGAGTACAGAGGCCAATTTACTGGAGCCTTATGATACCGTATCGGTAAATGGCTTTTATCGCAGTCAGCCGGAAATAAACGACGCTATCTCCAAGGCGGCGAAGGCCAAAGGGGCCGAATCCTACTACATCGTGCATCAGATTAACGCCAACCAGGGCGGCAACCAGTTCGCTACCGCCTTCATTTATAGAGCGGATACGCCGAAGCGCGTCGTGCAAAGCCCGGACAAAATCCCGGCCAATTCCGAAGCTGGCAAAGCGGCGTTGGCCGCCGGAGGCGCCGCCGCCGCCAACGTGGAGATTCCGGGCGTCGCCTCGTCAGAATCCCCGCGCAGTAAGGTCGGCCGCTTCTTTGAAACGCAATCGACGCGCGGTACACGTTACACCGTCACCTTGCCCGATGGCACCAAAATTCAGGAAGTGAATAACATCACCGCGGCGCAAATGGTACCGTTTGATTCCATCAGCTTCACCGGCCATTTCAACAGTTCGACCGACGTATCTACGGAAACTGCGCGGCGTGCAGCGAAAAAAGACGCTAAATTTTATCACATTACGCATCAATGGCAGCAGAACCAAAGTGGCAGTAATCTGACTATTAGCGCCGATCTGTTCAAATAA